AGAAAGGTGAGCTAGCAATGTAATTGCATGAATATATTTAATGACTGATATACTCACACATCATTCTGTTGTTGCCTAATGCCCACACTATTCCTACACAAAGAAGCTTCTTTGTTTTACGTAATTATAAGAGTTCAGAAGGAAACTAAATGTTCAGATTTTGCATAGATAGCTAAACACTATTCCTTTACACTATTTCAAAAACATTAGATTTTTATATTATGACAATAATTGCTTGGAAATCTTTTTTCTGTTGCAAAATACCCGCTCCTTTTATTGTGTGGTTGGGGGTTTATATATCTTTTTCTATCATACTTGCAGTTGAGTAACTTGGGATGAGATGAAATACTGTCTTTCCTCATTCTGTGGGGACATTGCAGTCCTGGGACCACAGATTGCCCCACAGAGACATTGAGGGTAATTTCAACACACATTAGCTCTCACAGCCATTGCATGTACCAGAATCAGTAAACAGTTGTACATTGTCTTAAACACTAGATATCTATGCATATATGCTGTGATACTTTATCTAAGATGTTTGGCGAACTATTGTCAGGCCCCTTGCTTCCTATCTATCCCTCCCTTGACTGCAATCGCTGCCACAGGAAAGCTCTCTGCAGATACCATCTGTTTTGGTCTCTGTCCCATGCCGTGTTGAAATCCTACCCATCCCACAAGGGCCAGCCTTGCTTACTACCCATAAAACCCCTTTgtcattgtgtctgtttttaacggCCTTGTGAGCTAAGTGAAGGGGGGCATCACTGAGTCTCTTTGCGGGCCTATATAAAATACTACTCTGAATAAGCCTATAGGTGCAATATAATTACTTGAAGTATGGCcacatttgattatttatattgttatcattaatgtattttttaactgttattactattattattagtgtgatgtgttgtgttttcaggTGAAAGGAAATATTGTTTGATTAATTCATGAATTGGCATTTCTAGATGTTCAATGGTCTATTCAACTTGTATTAACTGAATATGGAAAGTCTGTCATGCAATTTTAAAGCATTTCATTGTGAGTACACTCTCCCCTTTGAACTTTGCCTTTAAATTTAGTTGAATCGGAACTTCTGCAATACACATTTAATGTGGCCCTTACTGTAGTTTTCTGTATAAAAAGACTTCTTTTTACCTCTTTTTGAATCTTTCATCTTTAACTCTTAGTCAGAAGACACACTATTAAACATGTTGATTAAAAATGTAGTTGTGCTATGCCAAAGTAATGAATGCACAGTTACTTTTGCTTAATATTTTCCTAGAAATAAGAATATAACAACAAGTTGTTCCTGGTAAGGGCATTACTTTACAGTAATTCCAACAAAACTGTCTGTCAACTGTCTTATTCCAATTAATGTTCTTGAAACCATGAAAAGTGTTGGGTAACCAGATTGAGCAATCATTCTTGTCATGTCATTTCCAAGGACAGATAGCATAGGTAGATAGTGTGCTGAAATCTGTGTCATGTCTAACTAAAGGTAAAAAGCTTTAGTAAATTATTGGAACTATATTTCATTCACAAACTGTTTTGCCTTTTAATGGTGTGTTATGCCAACATTTGGAATAATCCCAAACTGAATAAcatctttcatattttttttttttaggaattcACAATTTTCAACAATGTGACAGACAAAACATActttgatataaaaaaaaaaacattcacactgATCATTACATTGCTCTCTATGTCACTCCTCAACATACTCAACAGCCCTCCTCCCTGGCCGCAGTCTCACCCCTGGGCCGTAGGTGGCGCTGCGACAGGATGTTTTTGAGAGTGTCCAGTTCCTGCGTCAGTTGCCCAATGAGAACCTGCAGCCGATAGTTCTCCTCCTGCAGTTGCAGAGCCCTTTGCTGGGTGAGCTGTATGCGCCGCCTGGCCTTGTCTCGGCTCTTCCTCACGGCAATGTTGTTCCTTTCCCTCCGCAGTCGATACTCCATGCTGTCCTTGGTCAATCCCCTCTTCAGCGGGTGATTTCGCAGGGGCCCAGGAGGATGTGGTAGTAGGAAGGAAGAAAAGTCCTGTAGGGAAACGGGGCAGGTATAGGGGGTTGGGACAGTGGAAATCGTTCCAATTAGGGAACAGAATGCGGATGCAAAAAGCACAGTCATTAAACTGCAAACTGAAAGACCGTTCTCAAGAAAACAGAACGAGCACTGAGTCTACTTACTGGCTGCAGCATGTGGCTCTGTTGGCCTGCAATCTCAGAGGAAGATGGGTTGATACAAGGCGCGTAGGACAGATATGACAATCCCATCATCTGCTCTGCCATTCTGTTACCGCCAGTCCTGACCAATCCCTGCGCGTCCAAAGACTGACTGTATGGAATCCCCTCCATCTGAGGAATCTGATTGGTTAAGGGCACCGGGGTGTCTGGGCTCAGCGCCAGGGTTGTAGTAGCGTGGGTGAGAGTGTGACTGAAGGTTGTGAATGGGGCAGAAGCAGTGGGGCTGTACTCTTGAATCACAGAAGACTGAGATCCAGACATCTGTTGGGATTCAGACACATTTTAGAGTTGTCTTCT
The Esox lucius isolate fEsoLuc1 chromosome 21, fEsoLuc1.pri, whole genome shotgun sequence DNA segment above includes these coding regions:
- the cebp1 gene encoding CCAAT/enhancer binding protein (C/EBP) 1, with amino-acid sequence MSGSQSSVIQEYSPTASAPFTTFSHTLTHATTTLALSPDTPVPLTNQIPQMEGIPYSQSLDAQGLVRTGGNRMAEQMMGLSYLSYAPCINPSSSEIAGQQSHMLQPDFSSFLLPHPPGPLRNHPLKRGLTKDSMEYRLRRERNNIAVRKSRDKARRRIQLTQQRALQLQEENYRLQVLIGQLTQELDTLKNILSQRHLRPRGETAAREEGC